A stretch of the Neodiprion lecontei isolate iyNeoLeco1 chromosome 4, iyNeoLeco1.1, whole genome shotgun sequence genome encodes the following:
- the LOC107228187 gene encoding protein grindelwald, whose amino-acid sequence MFYNHVAVLGLFVLCSAQSTIRPGGRMCGTMQCLPNEYCSTFDSQCQTCAKICDPTTHNHDLPKCTAHCQEYLLDQRYVLRKELLGEDPYLRAEVQRLKNLVTITLTVTCLAVLVVALLLVWKSQPIKKIRKSWQGGQLSKKWVKKPTNNNRVQDDVEVGQNPKQNGLKLAMPTISATVVAPRSEVGDGTPNTTSTPLSRRHPSEDTTLDYAYDNQGMTPSPETVQPRTKRESSF is encoded by the exons ATGTTCTACAACCACGTCGCAGTTCTCGGACTTTTCGTCCTCTGCTCTGCCCAATCGACGATAAGACCTGGAGGCAGGATGTGCGGCACAATGCAATGCTTACCGAACGAATATTGCAGCACGTTCGACAGCCAATGTCAGACATGTGCGAAAATTTGCGATCCGACAACTCACAATCACGACCTGCCGAAATGCACGGCTCACTGTCAAG AGTATCTCCTCGACCAGCGTTACGTGCTGCGTAAAGAGCTGCTGGGGGAGGATCCGTACCTAAGAG ccGAAGTCCAACGACTGAAAAATCTGGTAACCATTACGCTGACGGTGACTTGTCTTGCGGTCCTCGTAGTGGCTTTGCTTTTGGTTTGGAAGTCTcagccgataaagaagatcCGAAAATCGTGGCAGGGGGGACAGCTGAGCAAGAAATGGGTGAAG AAACCGACGAACAACAATCGAGTGCAAGACGACGTCGAGGTCGGTCAAAACCCGAAGCAGAATGGCCTGAAGTTAGCCATGCCGACGATAAGTGCGACCGTAGTTGCGCCGAGGAGCGAAGTCGGCGACGGTACTCCGAACACAACAAGCACCCCGCTCTCCAGGAGGCATCCCAGCGAAGACACGACCCTGGATTACGCCTACGACAATCAGGGGATGACCCCGAGTCCGGAAACCGTTCAACCGCGCACGAAACGCGAGAGTTCTTTCTAG